Within the Gossypium raimondii isolate GPD5lz chromosome 12, ASM2569854v1, whole genome shotgun sequence genome, the region GCACCTTTCATATCCAAAACATACTTCACTTTAACATAGGCATGCCCCCATGCCTGCACCATCTCAACCATACtattcttaattaaatacttcACCACCCCAAAACACATTAAGATCACCATACAAGTTATTCTTGTCCGGATCTCAATTCAGTATAACCATGCTTAAAAGTGACCATCTACAACACATCAAACCAATGCAAGTAGCGCTTGAAATTGGGATCCATGTGTCACTCAAATCACACCCCAACATATCTACAAATACATACTTTGGAACCGGGTGCATGCCTAGACAGGTAGGTTGTTTACAAACGCGTTATTAAAAGCGGGACACACAACCCTGCTTCCTCACCCATAACTGGTTGGAGCAAGTTCAACTCTCCATATCGCTCCAGTACACGCATCCTACAGTCCTCAGCAGCCATCTGCCCAGTTGAAAATGCACCATGAATGGACCCTGGATAGCTCATACTGGTTGCCTCCCCCGCAAAGAATATGTTATCCACTGGCACTCTTAGCCTCTCATACAGATCATGGGACATGCCTACTGCATCATAGCTATAGGAGCCTAGTGTGTTCACATCTGTGCCCCATCGAGAAACAAGATACTGAATCTGTGGGTTCAAGATCGACATTATAATTTAGTTAGTATGATCAGAATCCTACAGAATCTGAATGATCAATTGGCAAACAGATGAGTATACACAAATTTGTAATCTGACAATATCATAATTGAATTTAGACATTGAATAATGATTCCATTTTGTATACATGCAAGATCGAAGCAACAGACTAATTTAAAACACAATTAATCAGAAGCACCcaacaaatttagaacacaatTATAGCTTCGAAAATTTGACTCACCGGGGCACATGCCTCTGGAAGGATCTTCTTGAGTTGCATAAAAGCAAACTCCACAGCAGCTTCATCAGACATTTTCTCAATGTCTCTGGCCAGCTGCCCAGCAGGCATATAAACGAGGACAGAATGACCCGTCGCCTTATGAAGGTTTAGAAAGTAGCTGCAATGATAAGATGTGTCAGCAACAACTCCCAAAAACTCCACATTAGGCCAAAACACCTTGTCAAAGtgcaatataattttattctcAATTCCCACTCCAAGTTCATCAATTGCTGCTTCCTTCCATTCAGGAAGCCTTGGTTCGAACTTGATATTCTTGGCTTTTAGTACGCCTAGAGGAACAGCAACGATAACAGCATCCGCCGCAAATGTAGTACCATCTTCCACAGTAACCTTCACTCCAGTGTAACGCCTCACTATGTTTGTAACCCTAAGGACAAAGGCATTTCAACGATGGACATTAGCTGATAAATTCAACCACACTAAAGGACATACAAGCCGGTGAACTATTCAAGTTAAATTACCTGTGGCTCAAGCGGATGTCAATACCTTTGGCCAGAGTGTTTATGACAGGAAGATAGCCCCTGACCATGAGTCCGTGACCACCAGGTAATAGCTCTTCCtaaagatagaaaataaaacagaaagtTGTAGGTACAGAAAGTCAATGTAGTTGAGGAGCATCATAATAAATGGAAGTAGAACAAGTAAGAATTTGgcaaaatacatgaaaatgttgttttctttttttttttttgttgggggggggggttgTTAGTGAGTCAAACTAGGATCTATtcctattttttattgaaagattTTCATTCAACATGTACAAAGACAACAACCCTAAATACGTTCAATAGTTCATGAACATTCTAGACCTCCATTATGCATTTGACTTCCTATAGTCTGCATAAGAAAACTCATCTCCACTATATTTAACCTTGGTGCCTCGTTGAACAAAAAGTCAGTGGGAAAAAAACATCAAAAGCAATTCAAATAAAACCTCAAATTTCTAAGTATGAAAACCTGCCTGGTCCCAGCTTTTAAGTGAGATGGTATCAGCATCCGAAGCAAACCAACCTTCCATTCTGCATACATACCACTGAAGTACCTTATGTGCAAGCCCTTCCAACCTGTAGATTAACAATTAGATTTTGAGTATTCCCGCTTTCAAAGTTGTAAAATaggaaatgaataaaaagataTTGAATAACAGTCATGTTTGGTTAGACCTTAATTCTGGTCTTCTTTCAAAAACAATTGAGAAAGCACTACTTATGGACATGTCCTCACTGTGCTCTTGTCTCACTTTATTCGTCTGCAATCACATAACAAAAAGTGACAGCAACAACAGATTGAGAAAGAACATCATCACGGTTCTAGGATTctaagaaaaaggaagaaaataattataagttctGTGCAGTAAACAATGTTAGCTACTAGAGAGTTATGCCAATAAAACAATATAGAAAACTTGCCTCTTCCAAAATGCACTCAAATGTTTCTCCAACCTTAGTGACCAACTCCTGTGGAACTTGATGACCATCCATATCAAAAAGTGCATAACTGCAGCAGTAAATAAAAATCAGCAAAACTGACCATTTACAGCATGAGTAAATGTACAATATCATCATGCGTGTAAGATCATTCCttaggagtgaaactcctttTCTACCCAAGAAAAAGCAAGACCGCTTTTTCTTATACAGCAGACGAGAAGTTCTGACATATACAACAAAAAAAGAGGTAAAAAGTAGCAATTAACATGTTCTGACCACCATATAGAATCAAAGACTAGTCCCTTGAATAAATGTTTCTCACCTCTCCAAGTCATGGTCATACAGCACAGAGTTATCACCACTAGTCCGATAAAGTGGTAGTCCAAGTCTACTGATCAAGGGTGCCAAGGGATTTTCTTTCGAAACCCCATGCAACCTGAAAGATTTGTATTTTTGGAAGTATTTAGTCAGATAAAATTCATTCACACAATTGGAGAGGATTTGCATGTACACAAGTAGAATGAAAAAAACCAGCAAGTGTACCATGAAGCACCAAGGTCAACAGGAAAACCAAATGAGTAATCAGTATGAACTCGACCTCCAATTCTGTCCCTGGATTCTAACACCGTAACCTAAAAACACAACCAAATTCTGTCAAACGTtaagaaacaataaaaaataagtcCAAATGTGCAAAGCTTCCATCTTTAATGAGACACCAAATGCTTAATGTTTGATTTGGTCAAGTGAATTCGAATCTTGAAGAAGTGACGAACATGACTTATAGGATAACGGAAGGCTCATGGCCAAATATACCGTCatgcatatataatataataaaaaagagaaaagcttCATTGGATTTAGGCTCTGCTTTGTACGTAGGATGGAAAAAGTGAGAATGGGAAACTTCTCAATCTAATGATTAAACTACAAAGTAGGAAAGTGGCTATGAATCTTAATCATTTGATTAAGAAATTATCCATCCACTTTTCCATCCTTCATATCAAGCAAATAGAGAAGCCCCAAATTTAGAAGATTTAGTTACCTGAAATGAGGCTTCATGGAGAGCACGTGCAGCTGCAATTCCAGCCATTCCAGCCCCAATCACGATTACTGAAGGTGTTCTTACTGGCCTCCTCGCCCCATTTGGATAGCAAATACCTTCCAAATAGTAAccaaaagttttcttttatttaattattattttcagcTTGTGCCAAATTTCAAATGAAACTTCTAATATCATGAAAATTAGCAGAAAATatagtaaatgttaaataaaaagaatgagaTCCTTATTTCATCAGCATCAACATGGCCCCAATGCTTCATAATttgtatgcatgtatatttAGACATGATTTCCACTATCAGCTCAATATTTTGTACATATATCTATTGATAGCTTTTTCACTATATTctcaaaccttaaaatttttaaagaacatttctttaaatattttttcaatctAACAAAAGCAAATCATACTGaaaatttttttccttgtaTACTTCAAAAACATGACACAAAATCTTtgatacattttaaataaataatgttttctaaaaaaaattgaatgtttgaattttaagcttgcctattaaataaaaaattccgtACATAACACATAATCACTAgtcaaacataaataattttaagaattaaagaaaagaaaagctaataATGTTAAACTAACTTAAACAACCAGTCACctcatttttattaatataatcgCATGTTGTCAAATGAATCACGGTGTCAGATAAGCTGCATCTccaattaattaaacaaaactaCCGACAAAAAAGCataaagagaaagagaaagaaacaacGAACCTCCACGCAATTGGTGATTACTCTTGTCCGACGACTCCATGGATTAAGATCGGGATTAGGATTTAGATTTAAGATGTAAGGGAGGACTATGTTTGGAATTAGAATtaagcaataataataaaggctcagttgattttttttcgaatttaaaTAACGAAGGAGGTAATTGAGGGGAGtaatgaagaataaaaattaaaagacacGTTATAAAATGGTTGGAAGAATTCAACGAAGAGAAGCAAGTAAAACCCAGATTTCCCAACCAGCTCATGcgatttcctttctttttccgAT harbors:
- the LOC105763643 gene encoding polyamine oxidase 2, which gives rise to MESSDKSNHQLRGGICYPNGARRPVRTPSVIVIGAGMAGIAAARALHEASFQVTVLESRDRIGGRVHTDYSFGFPVDLGASWLHGVSKENPLAPLISRLGLPLYRTSGDNSVLYDHDLESYALFDMDGHQVPQELVTKVGETFECILEETNKVRQEHSEDMSISSAFSIVFERRPELRLEGLAHKVLQWYVCRMEGWFASDADTISLKSWDQAELLPGGHGLMVRGYLPVINTLAKGIDIRLSHRVTNIVRRYTGVKVTVEDGTTFAADAVIVAVPLGVLKAKNIKFEPRLPEWKEAAIDELGVGIENKIILHFDKVFWPNVEFLGVVADTSYHCSYFLNLHKATGHSVLVYMPAGQLARDIEKMSDEAAVEFAFMQLKKILPEACAPIQYLVSRWGTDVNTLGSYSYDAVGMSHDLYERLRVPVDNIFFAGEATSMSYPGSIHGAFSTGQMAAEDCRMRVLERYGELNLLQPVMGEEAGLCVPLLITRL